A stretch of Clostridium formicaceticum DNA encodes these proteins:
- a CDS encoding iron-hydroxamate ABC transporter substrate-binding protein, which translates to MKRNAMLKGILFACIAMLVLVGCSRPSTTTDTAKGTSTITITDVRGEVEIPENPERIVDLSGNSDILSILGYKVIGTANSDAYDYTRFPSYLEDILQGATILGYSMQDTMDVEAIMSLNPDLIIISTVQEKMYDQLSNIAPTVMIQLEALDWQEDVKALGQVFNKVEVADAWLANYNIKAKEAGEKLKEIYGENTSYLSFLASGGQFYVFDGAGFGSVLYQDMGLNKPEGMPEQSDISLPVVTYEGLASIRSDYIFVLATEEDLKVLKENTIWNSLPAVKEGRVLQLSASPYFIQGYSSIGREVLLDEIVEMLNETN; encoded by the coding sequence ATGAAAAGAAACGCGATGTTAAAAGGAATTTTATTTGCTTGTATAGCAATGTTGGTGTTAGTTGGCTGTTCAAGACCTTCAACTACAACAGACACAGCTAAAGGTACTAGTACAATCACAATAACTGATGTCAGAGGAGAAGTTGAAATTCCAGAAAATCCTGAAAGAATAGTGGACCTAAGTGGTAATAGTGATATTTTGTCCATTCTAGGATATAAAGTAATAGGAACTGCCAATAGTGATGCTTATGACTATACAAGGTTCCCTTCTTATTTAGAGGATATATTACAAGGGGCTACTATATTGGGATATAGCATGCAGGATACAATGGATGTTGAAGCGATAATGAGTTTAAATCCTGACTTAATTATCATTTCTACTGTACAAGAAAAAATGTACGATCAATTAAGTAACATTGCGCCAACAGTGATGATTCAATTGGAAGCCCTAGATTGGCAGGAAGATGTTAAGGCTTTAGGACAAGTATTTAACAAAGTAGAAGTGGCTGATGCATGGTTAGCAAACTATAACATAAAAGCTAAAGAAGCTGGAGAAAAGCTTAAAGAAATCTATGGTGAAAATACAAGCTACTTATCCTTTTTAGCCAGCGGTGGTCAATTCTATGTATTTGATGGGGCTGGATTTGGAAGTGTTTTATACCAAGATATGGGATTAAATAAGCCAGAAGGGATGCCGGAACAAAGCGACATCAGTTTACCCGTTGTTACTTATGAAGGATTGGCTTCAATAAGATCAGATTATATATTTGTTCTTGCAACGGAGGAAGATTTAAAGGTACTTAAAGAAAATACCATTTGGAATAGTCTACCTGCAGTAAAAGAAGGCAGGGTGCTTCAATTAAGCGCTTCACCTTACTTTATTCAAGGATACAGCTCCATCGGAAGGGAAGTACTTTTAGATGAAATTGTGGAGATGTTAAATGAAACAAATTAA
- a CDS encoding helix-turn-helix transcriptional regulator, which yields MTVKSSEEFRNAVLKALSFDKIESEHYTFFTNKKKPDLGYLMNYSREGYYHLGIADYTIPNDFSISFDNPELLIRFGIVYEGVTEFKIENNPVSSFTPSSFFVVEKDLKGHQNWKKGQHFHGTEITIYERYFSEIIEPNFPSVMDFSTFIKNYTYTYLPLEIVEIIRQLQSLNHQNLLTSIYLESKILECIAILINEVTRSSENAFTNQINYGNISIGSHRVIKLTSSDIHAIQKAHDILEKSYSNPPNIEALSKMVFLNEQKLKAGFSKHYHMSIGEYINRLKMTVAANLLSTTDLSIEVIAHKVGYNYTANFCKMFKKTYGKTPLKFRKTK from the coding sequence ATGACCGTCAAATCTAGTGAAGAGTTTAGAAATGCAGTTTTAAAAGCATTGTCCTTTGATAAAATTGAAAGTGAGCACTACACTTTTTTTACAAATAAAAAAAAGCCTGACCTTGGCTACTTAATGAACTATTCGAGGGAAGGCTACTATCATTTAGGCATCGCAGATTATACAATACCTAATGATTTTTCTATATCCTTCGATAACCCTGAGCTTTTAATACGTTTTGGTATCGTTTATGAAGGAGTGACAGAATTTAAAATTGAGAACAATCCCGTATCATCTTTTACCCCTTCTTCCTTTTTTGTTGTTGAGAAGGACCTTAAAGGTCATCAAAACTGGAAAAAAGGTCAACATTTTCATGGTACGGAAATAACGATATATGAAAGATATTTTAGTGAAATCATCGAACCTAATTTCCCAAGTGTAATGGACTTTAGTACTTTTATTAAAAACTACACATATACCTATCTTCCTTTAGAAATTGTAGAAATCATTCGCCAGTTGCAAAGTCTCAACCATCAAAACCTCTTAACAAGCATTTATCTGGAAAGCAAAATTTTAGAATGCATTGCGATTCTGATTAATGAAGTTACTAGGTCCTCCGAAAATGCTTTTACAAATCAAATCAACTATGGCAATATTAGCATCGGTAGTCATAGAGTAATAAAGCTTACTTCTTCTGATATCCATGCTATTCAGAAAGCCCATGATATTTTAGAGAAAAGCTACAGTAATCCTCCCAATATCGAAGCTTTAAGTAAGATGGTATTTTTAAACGAACAAAAGCTTAAGGCAGGATTTTCAAAACATTATCATATGTCTATTGGAGAGTATATTAATCGCCTCAAAATGACCGTTGCTGCAAATCTCCTTTCTACAACGGATTTAAGCATTGAGGTTATAGCTCATAAAGTAGGATATAACTACACCGCGAATTTTTGTAAAATGTTTAAAAAGACATATGGTAAGACTCCACTAAAATTTAGAAAAACAAAATAA
- a CDS encoding SPL family radical SAM protein — MIQYAEYKTILSKKNNMNIYRGCTHGCIYCDARSECYGMTYTFENIEVKTNAVELLDQALSKKREKCMITTGAMTDPYIPLEKELKNTRKCLEVMEKYGFGVCLLTKSDLVLRDIDILKRINQKSKCVVQMTLTTYDEELCKILEPNVCGTKRRFEVLIEMHKAGIPTVVWLTPILPFINDNYENISGILDYCKQAKITGLLTFGIGMTLRYGNREYYYQKLDDYFPNLKKEYIRKYGSSYGIKSPNNQKLTRVIKKFCKDNNIIYGEKEVFRFCTLFPEKNQQIALFDV, encoded by the coding sequence ATGATACAATATGCAGAATATAAAACAATTCTGTCGAAAAAAAATAATATGAACATATATCGTGGTTGCACGCATGGTTGCATCTATTGCGACGCTCGAAGTGAGTGCTATGGAATGACATATACCTTTGAAAATATAGAAGTTAAAACAAATGCCGTGGAATTACTTGATCAGGCGTTATCTAAAAAGCGTGAGAAGTGTATGATTACTACTGGTGCTATGACAGATCCATATATACCTCTTGAAAAAGAATTAAAGAACACAAGAAAATGTCTTGAAGTTATGGAAAAATATGGATTTGGTGTATGCTTACTTACGAAATCTGATTTGGTTTTGCGGGATATAGATATTTTGAAAAGAATAAATCAGAAATCAAAATGTGTGGTACAAATGACGCTTACAACATATGATGAAGAACTTTGTAAAATATTAGAACCTAATGTTTGCGGAACCAAAAGGCGTTTTGAAGTACTAATTGAAATGCATAAAGCAGGCATACCAACTGTAGTTTGGTTAACACCTATACTACCTTTTATAAATGATAATTACGAAAATATTTCAGGAATTTTAGACTACTGCAAACAAGCGAAAATAACAGGCTTGCTGACTTTTGGTATAGGAATGACTTTGCGTTATGGAAATAGAGAATACTATTACCAAAAACTAGATGATTATTTCCCCAACTTAAAGAAGGAATACATAAGAAAATACGGTTCATCTTACGGAATTAAAAGTCCAAACAATCAAAAACTCACAAGGGTAATTAAGAAGTTCTGTAAAGATAACAATATAATTTACGGAGAAAAAGAAGTTTTTAGATTTTGTACCCTTTTCCCTGAGAAGAATCAACAAATCGCTTTATTTGATGTATAG
- a CDS encoding GNAT family N-acetyltransferase — MCDNYINLTMDNLAKEHLCCAISDKKHQLGVDAKRSWLAERFLEGHIFRKLDDKGKVFIEYTPLETAWVPVNGENYIYIYCFWVSGSFKSKGHGRKLLEYCIKDAKSRDKSGICVISSKKKTPFLTDKKYMQKYGFEVVDRIGSEYELLALSFDGSKPAFTNSAHIQEIDMKELTIFYGKQCPYIPNCIEQVEKFCKDNNIPLNLIEVDTHEKAKAVPCVFNNWAVFYGGRFKTVHLLNEGYLKKMFLGVGS, encoded by the coding sequence ATGTGTGATAACTATATTAACTTGACTATGGATAACCTCGCTAAAGAGCATTTATGCTGTGCCATATCCGATAAGAAACATCAGCTAGGTGTTGATGCGAAGCGATCTTGGCTTGCTGAAAGATTTCTGGAAGGACATATTTTTAGAAAACTTGATGATAAAGGAAAGGTTTTTATCGAATACACTCCACTGGAAACTGCGTGGGTTCCTGTTAACGGTGAGAATTATATTTATATCTACTGCTTTTGGGTTTCAGGTAGCTTCAAGAGTAAAGGCCATGGACGAAAGCTATTAGAATACTGCATTAAAGATGCAAAGAGTCGGGATAAGTCAGGGATTTGCGTTATCAGTTCCAAGAAAAAAACACCTTTTCTCACAGATAAGAAATATATGCAGAAATACGGATTTGAAGTAGTAGACAGAATTGGTAGCGAATATGAGCTATTGGCACTATCCTTCGATGGCAGTAAGCCTGCTTTTACAAATAGCGCACATATACAAGAAATTGATATGAAGGAACTTACAATTTTTTACGGAAAGCAATGTCCCTACATTCCAAACTGTATTGAGCAAGTTGAAAAATTTTGTAAAGATAATAATATTCCTTTGAACCTGATTGAAGTAGATACCCATGAAAAAGCTAAAGCTGTTCCGTGTGTATTTAATAATTGGGCAGTATTTTATGGAGGTAGGTTTAAGACTGTGCATTTGCTGAACGAAGGGTATTTAAAAAAGATGTTTTTGGGGGTAGGATCATGA
- a CDS encoding helix-turn-helix transcriptional regulator, whose product MYFGLITQESHCFSCGSVKEQCFNKRDFSISLSEPSQNEKNDGCIKLKLKIALEMTYRVYDEFEPQNIQKLPDGNFVSTAVFLEDGWVYGYIMSFGEYIEVLEPVYIRERILERLKKL is encoded by the coding sequence ATGTACTTCGGTTTAATCACTCAAGAATCCCACTGCTTTAGCTGTGGGAGTGTCAAAGAGCAGTGTTTCAACAAAAGAGATTTTTCGATAAGCCTATCTGAACCGTCACAGAATGAAAAGAATGATGGGTGTATAAAGTTGAAATTAAAAATTGCGCTAGAAATGACTTATCGAGTTTATGACGAGTTTGAACCTCAGAATATTCAAAAACTACCAGACGGCAATTTCGTTTCTACTGCTGTTTTTCTAGAGGATGGATGGGTGTACGGCTATATAATGTCATTTGGAGAGTATATTGAGGTGCTTGAACCTGTGTATATCCGTGAGCGTATTCTAGAAAGATTAAAAAAACTGTGA
- a CDS encoding transposase, protein MEITVKFKLLLRKEQMNQLEHISKEYINAVNDIVSSMVLAENKLKLTSKNVIANMPSAVKNQAIRDAKSIFSKYKKQIRRNLKKKSDKEIKVPVLKKPVCIWNNQNYSLKDGILSLPIMIHGKSQRIQVKTLITDYQLNNLEYKLGALRITRRSGKWIAQISISIPEPIATGESVMGVDLGLKVPAVAVTDSGKTKFFGNGRMNKYIKRKFRAKRKELGKAKKLNNIRKLDDKEQRWMKDQDHKVSREIVRFAIKNNVSVIQLEQLTNIRNTAKTSRKNEKNLHTWSFYRLAQDIEYKAKLSGIAIEYVNPKHTSQKCPNCNTLNKAKDRKYKCSCGFKTHRDRLDAMNIMNAPVIDGNSLSA, encoded by the coding sequence GTGGAGATAACGGTAAAGTTTAAGCTTTTGCTAAGGAAAGAACAAATGAATCAATTAGAACATATTTCAAAAGAGTACATAAATGCAGTTAATGATATTGTTTCATCTATGGTCTTAGCGGAGAATAAATTAAAACTAACTTCTAAAAATGTTATTGCAAATATGCCAAGTGCTGTTAAAAATCAAGCTATTCGTGATGCTAAGAGTATATTTTCAAAATACAAAAAACAAATAAGAAGAAATTTAAAAAAGAAATCTGACAAGGAAATAAAAGTACCTGTATTAAAGAAACCAGTTTGTATTTGGAATAATCAAAACTATTCTCTTAAAGATGGTATATTGAGCTTGCCAATTATGATTCATGGAAAATCTCAAAGAATACAAGTTAAGACTTTGATCACTGACTATCAGCTTAATAATCTAGAATATAAGCTAGGCGCTTTAAGAATAACTAGAAGGTCAGGAAAATGGATTGCTCAAATAAGTATTAGCATACCAGAACCTATAGCTACAGGTGAATCAGTTATGGGTGTTGATTTAGGATTAAAAGTTCCTGCTGTTGCTGTAACTGATTCAGGAAAAACCAAATTCTTTGGCAATGGAAGAATGAATAAATATATCAAACGTAAATTCAGAGCAAAACGTAAAGAATTAGGCAAAGCTAAAAAACTCAATAATATTCGCAAATTAGATGATAAGGAACAACGCTGGATGAAAGACCAAGACCATAAAGTAAGCAGAGAAATAGTTAGATTTGCAATTAAAAATAATGTTTCTGTAATTCAATTGGAACAGCTAACAAATATTAGAAATACGGCAAAAACAAGCCGTAAAAATGAGAAGAATCTGCATACATGGTCATTTTATCGTCTAGCACAGGATATAGAGTATAAAGCTAAACTTTCTGGGATTGCTATAGAATATGTTAATCCAAAACATACTAGTCAAAAATGTCCGAATTGCAATACTTTAAATAAAGCTAAAGATAGAAAATATAAATGTTCATGCGGTTTTAAAACCCACAGAGACCGTTTGGATGCTATGAATATAATGAATGCACCTGTGATAGATGGTAACAGTCTATCAGCCTAA
- the tnpA gene encoding IS200/IS605 family transposase, with protein MGQDYRRTQTTVSLINYHFVFCPRYRRKVLVGEVETRFKQLLNEVCTEIEVKILAVECDKDYCHLFVSTLPHLSPADIMAKVKGVTSRRLRQEFKHIGHLPSLWTRSYFVSTAGSVSSETIKRYVEEQKTRG; from the coding sequence ATGGGACAAGATTATAGAAGAACGCAAACAACAGTATCTTTAATAAACTATCATTTTGTTTTCTGTCCAAGATACAGACGTAAAGTCCTTGTAGGAGAAGTAGAAACAAGGTTTAAACAGCTTCTTAATGAGGTTTGTACAGAAATCGAAGTGAAAATTTTGGCGGTTGAATGTGATAAAGACTATTGTCATCTTTTCGTTAGTACATTGCCTCATTTAAGCCCAGCAGACATCATGGCAAAAGTGAAAGGAGTGACTTCTCGAAGGTTAAGGCAGGAATTTAAACACATAGGGCATTTGCCAAGTCTATGGACAAGAAGCTATTTTGTATCTACGGCAGGAAGTGTATCAAGCGAAACCATAAAACGATATGTTGAAGAACAAAAGACAAGGGGGTGA
- the tnpC gene encoding IS66 family transposase: MKTGMKMTKVNLQNQLDEKTKELILKMEEELEAKDKEIENLKNELAYLKNQVLNKNRKIFGSSSEQANTIQVSFFDEAEKDSNLKAAEPTIEEITYKRTKPTSNTGKKDNLANLEKIVIEHKLDEDQQSCRDCSSDLVVIGKKSKEVLKYIPAKLYVEEHVTYSYACRSCEENNDKANIITTKAPKTLLHKSMASNELLSHVINLKYQHALPLNRQESYFKMMGANLSRQTLANWVIGAAHELDPIYQLMKEELLKRNYIQADETVVKVLDDRGKESNKQKYMWLYKSPDKDQPIVIYDYQKTRSGSCPRNFLSGFSGYMQTDGYAGYNKVENVKRLYCLAHIRRKFHEIIVNLDEEALKSSRALIGFNYCAQLYKIEKDLKEQHSGKEDFYERRYKKRLKASKPIIEAFIAYVDREIKDAVPKSALGKALAYTKPLLPSFKVFLEDGSLEIDNNAAERSIRPFVVGRSNWLFSASTKGAESSALIYSIIETARNNNLVVEKYLLYLMNHFSNVDPQDKESLLKLLPFSKELPESLKVQAK, translated from the coding sequence ATGAAAACGGGGATGAAAATGACGAAGGTAAATTTACAAAACCAACTGGACGAAAAGACGAAAGAACTAATTTTAAAAATGGAAGAAGAGCTTGAAGCAAAGGATAAGGAAATAGAAAACTTGAAAAATGAGTTAGCTTATCTTAAAAATCAAGTACTTAATAAAAACAGAAAAATATTTGGCTCTTCCAGTGAACAGGCTAATACTATACAGGTATCCTTTTTTGATGAAGCTGAAAAAGATAGTAACTTAAAAGCAGCTGAGCCTACTATTGAGGAAATTACTTACAAGAGAACGAAGCCAACCAGCAATACTGGAAAAAAAGATAACTTAGCAAACCTAGAAAAAATAGTAATTGAGCATAAGCTTGATGAAGATCAACAGTCCTGCAGAGATTGTTCCAGTGATTTAGTGGTTATAGGTAAGAAGTCAAAGGAAGTGTTAAAGTATATACCTGCAAAGCTGTATGTAGAAGAACATGTAACCTACAGCTATGCCTGCAGATCATGTGAAGAAAATAATGATAAAGCAAATATAATTACAACAAAGGCTCCAAAGACCCTACTACACAAAAGTATGGCATCTAACGAGCTTCTTAGTCATGTCATAAATTTAAAATACCAGCATGCACTGCCTTTAAATAGACAAGAATCCTACTTCAAGATGATGGGGGCAAATCTTTCTAGACAAACCCTTGCCAACTGGGTTATTGGTGCAGCCCATGAACTAGATCCAATTTATCAGCTTATGAAGGAAGAGCTCCTTAAGAGAAACTATATCCAGGCTGATGAAACAGTTGTTAAAGTTTTAGATGATAGGGGCAAGGAGTCCAATAAACAAAAGTATATGTGGCTCTATAAATCCCCAGATAAAGACCAGCCTATTGTCATTTACGATTACCAAAAGACAAGGTCTGGTTCTTGTCCTAGGAATTTCTTAAGTGGATTCTCCGGATATATGCAAACCGATGGTTATGCTGGGTATAATAAAGTTGAAAATGTCAAAAGACTTTATTGCCTAGCCCATATAAGAAGAAAGTTCCACGAAATAATAGTAAACCTAGATGAAGAAGCCCTAAAGTCTTCAAGAGCATTAATAGGGTTTAATTATTGTGCTCAGCTTTATAAGATTGAAAAAGACCTAAAAGAACAGCATAGTGGAAAAGAAGATTTCTATGAGAGACGTTATAAAAAACGACTTAAGGCATCTAAGCCAATAATAGAAGCGTTTATAGCTTATGTAGATAGAGAAATAAAAGATGCTGTTCCCAAAAGTGCCCTTGGTAAAGCTTTGGCATATACCAAACCACTACTTCCAAGCTTCAAAGTATTCCTAGAAGACGGATCTTTAGAAATAGATAATAATGCTGCAGAGCGATCTATAAGACCATTTGTGGTGGGTCGTAGCAATTGGCTTTTCTCGGCTTCTACCAAAGGTGCAGAGTCCAGTGCATTAATCTATAGCATCATTGAAACGGCTAGGAATAATAATTTAGTTGTTGAAAAATATTTACTTTACTTAATGAACCACTTCTCAAATGTAGACCCTCAAGACAAGGAAAGCTTATTAAAACTACTACCCTTTTCAAAGGAACTACCTGAAAGTTTAAAAGTTCAAGCTAAGTAA
- the tnpB gene encoding IS66 family insertion sequence element accessory protein TnpB (TnpB, as the term is used for proteins encoded by IS66 family insertion elements, is considered an accessory protein, since TnpC, encoded by a neighboring gene, is a DDE family transposase.) codes for MLNIDKVDKVYLACGVTDLRKNIDGLSMIVQTEFKLDPFEKALFVFCNRQMNKLKILHFDDGFWLYYHRLERNKFRWPMSKEEALKVSIEELRWMLKGYEVRTISKFKPVKERNYF; via the coding sequence ATGCTAAATATAGATAAAGTGGATAAAGTATATTTGGCTTGTGGGGTAACGGATCTTAGGAAAAATATAGATGGACTAAGTATGATTGTACAGACCGAGTTTAAGCTGGACCCTTTTGAAAAGGCACTATTTGTCTTTTGCAATAGGCAGATGAATAAACTAAAGATACTTCATTTTGATGATGGCTTTTGGCTATACTATCATCGGCTAGAAAGAAATAAATTCAGATGGCCTATGTCAAAGGAAGAAGCTTTAAAGGTTTCCATTGAAGAACTAAGGTGGATGCTTAAGGGGTATGAAGTAAGAACCATATCAAAATTCAAGCCCGTTAAAGAGAGAAATTACTTTTAG
- the tnpA gene encoding IS66 family insertion sequence element accessory protein TnpA has protein sequence MTNEALNIDWEDILDKFSSHEGSIKAFCEENSISAHQLYYRRKKLQNNNTPVFHAVSFKDKEADEAVNQNIIPPNPVSASTIKIEIGKAKIYIPSNDKVSLSNVFKEIIALC, from the coding sequence ATGACAAATGAAGCACTGAACATTGACTGGGAAGATATTTTAGATAAATTCTCTTCTCATGAAGGAAGCATCAAGGCCTTTTGTGAAGAGAATAGTATAAGTGCCCATCAGCTTTACTACAGGAGAAAAAAATTACAAAACAATAACACTCCTGTATTTCATGCTGTTAGCTTTAAAGATAAGGAAGCTGATGAGGCTGTAAATCAAAATATTATTCCACCTAATCCTGTCTCAGCATCAACTATAAAAATTGAAATAGGCAAAGCTAAGATATATATACCAAGCAATGATAAGGTATCTCTATCTAATGTTTTTAAGGAAATCATAGCATTATGCTAA
- a CDS encoding helix-turn-helix transcriptional regulator: MGKAIKSAREAKGWTQEQLAQLVDRSPRNVMYIENRGQHPRLNTFYQLMTLLDISVDQFFYPNTEESKSDLRSQIDFELNSLSDKELTVIQGAIQGVLKARDMED; this comes from the coding sequence ATCGGCAAAGCGATAAAATCTGCAAGAGAAGCTAAGGGGTGGACACAGGAACAACTGGCACAGCTTGTTGACCGTTCTCCAAGAAATGTAATGTACATAGAGAACAGAGGACAGCACCCAAGACTGAATACTTTTTATCAGCTAATGACTTTGCTTGATATTTCCGTTGACCAATTTTTTTACCCGAATACTGAAGAAAGTAAAAGTGATTTACGCAGTCAGATTGATTTTGAATTAAACTCACTTAGCGATAAAGAATTAACGGTGATACAAGGGGCGATACAAGGCGTGTTAAAGGCACGGGATATGGAGGATTAA
- a CDS encoding TetR/AcrR family transcriptional regulator: MKTTKEAVIQAASDIADEKGLNNLSLKVLAEKLNIRTPSLYNHIDCLDDLLRAVAHNGMRQMNEQMKQAAIGKSGTVAIKAVSVEYLNYMIEHSGVYEIIQWATWHGTEETASIFDDYLSLLITLIKSCDFSSTYTNEILNMLTGIIHGYTTLQLRYAFSNPDKVRSDLCNALDSLLSGIQLKYTQQADEL; this comes from the coding sequence ATGAAAACTACCAAAGAAGCAGTAATACAGGCTGCATCCGATATAGCTGATGAAAAAGGACTTAATAACCTTTCTCTAAAAGTTCTTGCAGAAAAGCTCAATATCCGAACTCCATCTTTATACAACCATATAGATTGCTTAGATGACCTTTTAAGGGCTGTCGCCCATAACGGTATGCGTCAAATGAACGAACAAATGAAGCAGGCAGCTATTGGAAAGAGTGGAACTGTTGCAATAAAAGCAGTATCCGTCGAATATCTTAACTATATGATTGAGCATTCTGGGGTGTACGAAATTATTCAATGGGCTACTTGGCACGGCACAGAGGAAACAGCATCAATCTTTGATGATTATTTATCACTTTTGATTACACTCATTAAATCTTGTGATTTTAGCTCAACGTACACCAATGAAATATTGAATATGCTTACAGGGATTATCCATGGATACACAACATTACAATTAAGATATGCGTTCTCAAATCCTGATAAAGTACGAAGTGATTTATGTAATGCTTTAGATTCCCTATTAAGTGGCATTCAGTTAAAATACACCCAACAAGCCGATGAGCTGTGA
- a CDS encoding alpha/beta hydrolase encodes MEKYNISISGVPAILWGKSSQRLFIYIHGQGGNKEEAAAFSEIVCKRDLQVLSIDLPEHGQRKAEINTFDPWHIVPELKMVISYAKEHWEKISLYASSIGAWFSMLSFYNEPLEKCLFLSPVVDMKQLISKMMNWANVSEAQLQQERTILTDFGQTLSWNYWEYSLEHPITKWKFPTQILYGENDNLIDRDSIENFSDKFKCHLTVMKSGEHWFHTPKQLEVLDDWVKRNVPSKKAPANER; translated from the coding sequence ATGGAAAAGTATAATATCTCTATCAGTGGAGTTCCTGCAATTCTATGGGGAAAGTCGTCACAGCGACTATTTATATATATTCACGGACAAGGTGGAAATAAAGAAGAAGCTGCTGCTTTTTCAGAAATTGTTTGTAAAAGAGATTTGCAAGTTTTAAGTATTGATTTACCCGAACACGGTCAAAGGAAAGCAGAAATAAATACATTTGACCCGTGGCATATTGTTCCAGAGCTAAAAATGGTAATAAGCTATGCTAAAGAGCATTGGGAAAAAATTTCTTTATACGCAAGTAGTATAGGAGCTTGGTTTAGTATGCTGAGTTTTTATAATGAACCTTTAGAGAAATGCCTGTTTTTATCTCCTGTTGTTGATATGAAACAGCTTATTTCAAAAATGATGAATTGGGCAAATGTCTCCGAAGCTCAATTACAACAAGAGCGTACTATACTAACTGACTTTGGGCAGACGCTCTCTTGGAATTATTGGGAATATAGTCTTGAGCACCCCATTACAAAATGGAAGTTCCCTACTCAAATACTATATGGGGAAAATGATAACTTGATTGACCGTGACAGTATAGAGAATTTTTCTGATAAATTCAAATGTCACTTGACGGTTATGAAAAGTGGAGAACATTGGTTTCATACTCCTAAGCAGTTGGAAGTTTTGGATGATTGGGTAAAAAGAAATGTGCCAAGCAAAAAAGCACCTGCAAACGAGAGGTAG
- a CDS encoding cysteine-rich KTR domain-containing protein has translation MQLTEWIFCPVCGNKTRDRLREDTILINYPLYCPKCKQETLISAKELHITVITEPDAEPQSR, from the coding sequence ATGCAATTAACGGAATGGATATTTTGTCCTGTGTGTGGAAATAAAACCCGTGACAGACTTAGAGAAGATACCATATTGATAAACTATCCTCTCTACTGTCCAAAATGCAAACAGGAAACTTTAATCAGTGCAAAAGAATTGCATATAACCGTTATCACAGAGCCAGACGCAGAGCCGCAGAGCCGATAA